A genome region from Scyliorhinus canicula chromosome 16, sScyCan1.1, whole genome shotgun sequence includes the following:
- the LOC119950834 gene encoding homeobox protein HMX3-A-like, translating into MPETAAQESPILPKESSFSIKNLLNCDRKPSKPKTLLSAVKGVVEGATFSLPHCREPGFPRFEIPAQRFALPAHYLERSPAWWYPCTLASGVHLPRTEAAEKSSGCARDSSPDRDSPEPLKAEPDRKEKDDSKSLEEIVLEESSDSEEQKKEDNNSEDWKKRADSPERKPCRKKKTRTVFSRSQVFQLESTFDMKRYLSSSERAGLAASLHLTETQVKIWFQNRRNKWKRQLAAELEAANMSHAAQRIVRVPILYHENSASESGSPGNAPVTQPLLTFPHPAYYSHPVVTSVPLLRPV; encoded by the exons ATGCCCGAGACAGCAGCACAGGAGAGTCCCATATTGCCCAAAGAGTCATCGTTCTCCATTAAAAACCTGCTGAACTGTGATCGAAAGCCCTCGAAGCCCAAGACTTTGCTTTCGGCGGTGAAAGGGGTGGTTGAAGGCGCCACATTTTCCTTACCTCACTGCAGGGAGCCCGGCTTCCCAAGGTTTGAAATCCCGGCGCAGAGGTTTGCGCTCCCTGCGCACTATCTGGAGAGGTCCCCCGCCTGGTGGTACCCCTGCACACTGGCATCGGGGGTTCACCTGCCCAGGACAGAAG CCGCAGAAAAGAGCAGCGGATGTGCCAGGGACTCGTCTCCAGACAGGGACTCCCCCGAGCCGCTCAAAGCCGAGCCGGATCGCAAAGAGAAGGACGACTCCAAAAGCCTGGAAGAGATCGTGCTGGAGGAATCGAGCGACTCGGAGGAACAAAAGAAGGAAGACAATAATAGCGAGGACTGGAAAAAAAGAGCGGACAGCCCCGAAAGAAAGCCGTGCAGGAAGAAGAAAACTCGCACGGTCTTCTCCAGGAGTCAGGTTTTTCAGCTCGAGTCCACCTTCGACATGAAACGTTACCTGAGCAGCTCGGAGAGAGCGGGACTCGCCGCCTCGCTCCACCTCACTGAGACCCAGGTGAAGATCTGGTTCCAGAACCGCCGCAATAAATGGAAAAGGCAGCTGGCTGCCGAACTGGAAGCGGCCAACATGAGCCACGCGGCTCAGAGGATAGTCCGGGTGCCTATCTTATACCACGAGAACTCGGCTTCGGAGTCTGGGAGCCCGGGTAACGCACCAGTCACCCAGCCTTTACTAACATTCCCACATCCAGCCTACTACTCACATCCTGTAGTCACATCCGTGCCCCTCCTGAGGCCAGTCTGA